The DNA sequence AGCTTGCGGAACACCGAGGCTTCCTGCGGCAGGTACGACAGGCCGAGCATGGCGCGCCGATGAATCGGCAGGCGCGAAATCGCCGAGCCGTTCAGATCGATTTCGCCCGCGTCCGAAGGCACGAGCCCGACGATCATGTAAAACGATGTGGTCTTGCCGGCGCCATTGGGACCGAGCAGGCCGACCACTTCGCCGCTGGCGACGTCAAGCGAGACGTCACGCACGACCTGGCGCGTGCCGTAGCTCTTTTGCAAACCGCGTACAACCAAGGTGCTCGTCATGTCATTTGCCCTGCGATTCGGTGCGCGGCTGGATGACGGCCTTGATGCGTCCGCCGCCCGGCTTGCTTTCTCCGGTCGGCGTATTGTTCACCGTGTAAAACTCGGCGCGGCTGTCATACGAAATGAATTCGCCCTCGACTTCGTCGGTCGGCCTGGTGCCCTCCAGCCGCCGCAGTTTCGCCTTCGAGAACAGCCGGACCATTTCGGACTTGCCGTCGTATTCGATGCGTTCGGCCTGTCCTTCCACCCACTGATTGTCGTTGCCATCGCGCTTCTGACGGAAGGTGGCAAGCCCGCCGGCGGGCGCGAGCAAGGTGGCATGCTGATAGCCGGCCGGATCCTGCGTCACGATCAGCTTGTACGCTTTCATGATCAGGGTGCCGCGCGTGAGGATGACGTTGCCGGTAAATGTGTTGACCTGTTTCACATCGTCATACAACATCTGATCGGCTTCGACATTGGTCGGCTTGTCGGAATCGGCCTTCTCGGCATGCGCGCTGTATGCAATGGCAGTACTGAGCATGAATAGCAGCAAGAAGAAACGTGTCATGAAAACTCTCGAGTGAATCAAGTTATACCTGAATTAGTGCGCCGGGGCTTGATACGTGCCATGGACATTGCTCGCCAGTCTGAACTCGCGCGTCGCATTATTGGCAAACATGCCGGTGCCGTTCAGTACTGACTGGCCGTAATTGATTTGGACCGGCTTGTCGGTCTGCATCACATCATCGTCAGGCAAGACCAGCAGATATTCCGACGTCATGTGCATATGCACGCTGTCTTGCGATGCCGGCCGATCCATGTGGACGTTGTCGTACAAATGCACCTGGCTGCTGTCGCTGTTGACATGCGCGCGCGCCGAACGCATCGTCGTCGGCGCCGGGCCATTGCCCACGCTGACGACCACGGGATGCCGGATATCGTAGGAATCGTCCTGCGGATTGTGCGTCAGCCGTTCGCCCGAGAAGTGGTACTGGACCTTGCCGTCGCGCGCGAGTTTGACGTAATTGAAATTTTCAACGTAGAAATCCGGCTCCGTCCTCGCCGCGCCGGGGCCGGTATCGCCGCTGTCGCGCCGCATGACTTCCAGCAGCCAGAAGCTGCCGAGCGCCAGTGCGATCATCGGCACCAGGATGGCGGCGACACGGAAAGGGCGGGCCTTGCCGTTCATTGCAGATACGGCGCCAGTGCCGTCTCGTAGTTGCCCTGGGCGCGCAGGATAAAGTCGCACAATTCGCGCGCCGCTCCGCGTCCTCCGGCGGCTTGCGTGACATGATGCACGCGCGAGCGCACTTCCGGATGCGCGTTCGGCACGCTGGCGGCAAATCCGACCCGCGTCAGGACCGGCAAATCGATCACATCGTCGCCGATGAAGCCGCAATGTTCCGCCGCAATGGCGGTGTGCTCCAGTAACTGCCGGAATGCGGCGAGCTTGTCGTGCACGCCTTGGAACAGGTGCCGGATGCCCAAGTCGGCCGCGCGCCGCGCCACGATATCGGATTTTCGGGCGCTGATGATGGCGGCGGCCACGCCGGATTGCTGCAGCAGCTTGATGCCGTGGCCGTCGAGTACGTTGAATGTCTTGATCACTTCACCGTCCGGGCCGTAATGCAGGCTGCCGTCGGTCAGGATGCCGTCGACATCGAAAATCATCAGCCGTACTTGCGCGGCTCTGGCGATGGCGTCTTCCATCAGATTACCTTGGCGCGGGTGAGGTCATGGATGTGCAGCGCGCCGACCAGCTTGCCGTCGGCGTCGGTGACCAGCATCTGGTTGATGCGGAACTGCTCCATCACGTCCACCGCTTCCACTGCGAGT is a window from the Noviherbaspirillum sp. UKPF54 genome containing:
- the lptA gene encoding lipopolysaccharide transport periplasmic protein LptA, with translation MTRFFLLLFMLSTAIAYSAHAEKADSDKPTNVEADQMLYDDVKQVNTFTGNVILTRGTLIMKAYKLIVTQDPAGYQHATLLAPAGGLATFRQKRDGNDNQWVEGQAERIEYDGKSEMVRLFSKAKLRRLEGTRPTDEVEGEFISYDSRAEFYTVNNTPTGESKPGGGRIKAVIQPRTESQGK
- the lptC gene encoding LPS export ABC transporter periplasmic protein LptC; this translates as MNGKARPFRVAAILVPMIALALGSFWLLEVMRRDSGDTGPGAARTEPDFYVENFNYVKLARDGKVQYHFSGERLTHNPQDDSYDIRHPVVVSVGNGPAPTTMRSARAHVNSDSSQVHLYDNVHMDRPASQDSVHMHMTSEYLLVLPDDDVMQTDKPVQINYGQSVLNGTGMFANNATREFRLASNVHGTYQAPAH
- a CDS encoding HAD family hydrolase is translated as MEDAIARAAQVRLMIFDVDGILTDGSLHYGPDGEVIKTFNVLDGHGIKLLQQSGVAAAIISARKSDIVARRAADLGIRHLFQGVHDKLAAFRQLLEHTAIAAEHCGFIGDDVIDLPVLTRVGFAASVPNAHPEVRSRVHHVTQAAGGRGAARELCDFILRAQGNYETALAPYLQ